In Syngnathus scovelli strain Florida chromosome 16, RoL_Ssco_1.2, whole genome shotgun sequence, the genomic stretch agatGGGGCAAGCCTGACTAAGCTGGGTCCTTCAAGCCCGGACTTTTTGTTGTGCAGGAAAAACGTACAAACTTGAAACAACAATAACGCCCATTTTGTTTCTTAGATCTGTCATTTAACAAAATCAAGAAAATTGAAGGACTGGATGGTCTTGTGAAGATGGAAGTGCTGAATTTGTCTAACAACCACATTACTCTCATCGAAAACATGGACAACCTCATGGAACTAACCGTTTTCTGCATTGCAAACAACAAACTGCATCAACTGAACAATGTAACAAAAAAGGCGCAttgtaaaatgaaaaaagaaagtgTGTGTTTTGGGACACTTGCCAAACCCAAAGTCACTGTTCTGCACTCCAAAGGTGGTCTATCTGCGAAAGTTCAAGAAGCTCTTCACCCTCAATATAGATGGAAATCCGATCCCAGAGGAGAACAATGAAGAAAAGTACACCCTTTTCCTCGCGGCCTATTTTCAGCAATTGAAGTTCCTGAACAACGTTTTTCTTAATGAGGATATTGTAAGAAACGTGCAGTGTTTTGAAACGTTTTGCAACTTGCATGTAATACGATGTCATGTGCATATAGAGGAACAGGGCGTCGGCCAAGTACAACCTTGACATTGAAGAGATGAACCAGGAGGAGTTACATGCCCAACAAGCAGCGGAGGAAAAACGAAAACAGGAAGCTATACTACAAATGCACGAGGTGAGTTCAATCAACTCgtttgggttttgatcaagatggCTGccaatgtctttatttttatttcaggaTTCTTTTGTGGAGCAGTTGAATGGAGATTATCTGTACAAAAACATTATCCAAAATGATACAGAGTTAAAAAAACTACAATGCCTGCCGGGAGTGGACGAGTTGCTGGAGGCATATCCTTTGTCGCGGGCGGCTTTGTCAAGCGATTCCAGTTTGTTTGCCTCCCTTGACTCTTCTCGTTTACATTCGAGCAACAACTGGTTGACCTGTGCAACCAGCTCTTTGAAGTGGGCCTGGCCGAGTACAAGCGAAGAGACGCCGAGGTCGCCTCATTCTTCGCTCGACTTGACATAGACGTGACGGACAGCCAAAGCAGAGCCTCCAAAgtgttggctgattttcagacggAACAGAAGCAGGTGTGCTCGCAAACGGGGAATGGAATGTCCCAAACATGTCCCAATTTGGGTTCCTCTACGAGCAGGCGTGCTTTTTCAAGACATATTTCTGTGTACAGAGAACATTGGATTTACAACAGGCAGCGAAGGATGAAAAGAAGAGCAAGATGGACATCTGCCTGGAAGAAATCAATGTTTTGTGTTACAACCTAATGACGGTGGAGTTTCAACTCTACAGCTACCTGGAGGTACCTTGTGAGATGTGAACTTTTGATTCCAATTGCAATCTATGCCGACGATGTCACAAAAGTGAAACGACGCTTcccacaggaaatgatccgaaGGTTTGACAACAACATCTCCGAAATGACCGGCAGTTTCAGCGAAACGGCTCAAGGCATATATCCTTCACACGTCCTCACAGCTCCTCTTCAACTTTACGGGACAGACCTTTTGTCACAACGGGGAAGTCCATATTACAAAGCTTTGATTCCAAAAAGTCAATTTTATGAACTCATGGGATATGTTGACATCTTCACATATTGAACTCCACATTTAGTTTACCGTTCCCGCCATAACTGTGCCAGGCCTTCCTTGACTCGATTGTACATTCGTCCAGTGTCGAGAGCTGGAGGACAGCCATCATCAGAAGGTAACGCAAATTGCCGTCACCACACTGGAGGTGGTGGCGAAGGGAGAAGCCGAAGATGATTTGCCCGATGATGTCCGAATGGTAGGTAGCGGCAGCACCGCACGATATCAATTAATAGCAGTTTCGATTGAGGTTGAATTGAGGTTTGTCTTCCTAGCTAGAAATGCTGCATCCACAAATACAAAGAACTTGTCACCATTGCCATTTAGCATAATAAGGTCTGACACCCGCCCTTCTCAATGTAGCTGTTCTTGGACAAAAACACAGTGATGGACACGCTGGCTGCCAGCCATGACAACCATCTGCAGACTATCAATGACAGGGAGACGCAGTTGGTCACGCGCGCCGAGGCCTGGAAAGTTGCCCTCATCAAAGGGGTAAAAACCTGAAATGACTTTTGGGTCTCGCGTGTGCACGCCGCTCATGTTGTCCTTCTGTGACGTTTCAGATTGAAGACACAGAACTGAAGAGGAACCGAAAGCGCATCGCAGATATCCACAGACACGCCGACTATTTGAGGGAACAGCTGAAAAAGTTGATGTAGTGCAAACGCGGTGGGCTTGAAAGAAGGGGATTACAATGTGCCCAAATATGTATTTGCTCCATGAAAACATATATATTGGCTGACGTATTCCTTGGGTCTTTATTTCCCTTTGCAATGTTGTGATAGTAAAATTCTCACTTGATTTGTTTCactaaaaagtcaaagtcaaagtcaaagtcagctttattgtcaatttctccacatgccaaagacacacaaagaaaccgaaatttcgttcccccctatcctatTATTCACTATGAATAAGTGCAGTATTTTTCTTATATCAATTACATTAATTAGTGATATAGGCTGTACAATTATACTGGCTAACCAacagcaaacatttttttttatcagagatAGCTTCATGTCGCCCCAAAAGTATTCTTTGACGCTGAtttaatgtctttatttttcattagtacatcagatttttttttttacctataaAAGCATCACAATACGGAtcctaccatccatccatccattttctatactgtttgtcccacgggggtcgcgggcgtgctggagcctatcccagcagtcatcgggcagtaggcgggggacaccctgaactggttgccagccagggcacacagagacgaacaaccatccgcactcgcactttcGGGATGTGGGCgaaaactggagtgcccggagaaaacccacgcgggcacggggagaacatgcaaactccacacggggagggccggaggtggactcGAACCCACACTGTGAGGCGAGCCCCCCAGATCCTACCGTGTGTTGTAATTTAGCTATGacgtttcaggaaaaaaaatcaaattgttgTTGAAGCTAAC encodes the following:
- the drc3 gene encoding dynein regulatory complex subunit 3 isoform X2; protein product: MPSSKETSNLSAGYHDKTPIYIDEEILQEAVLEQGLQDQAEHIAKQEGIIFKEAPRLSLEYRNIQKIDHLWEFSALTKLNLNNNFIKKIEGLDHLVNLTWLNLSFNKIKKIEGLDGLVKMEVLNLSNNHITLIENMDNLMELTVFCIANNKLHQLNNVVYLRKFKKLFTLNIDGNPIPEENNEEKYTLFLAAYFQQLKFLNNVFLNEDIRNRASAKYNLDIEEMNQEELHAQQAAEEKRKQEAILQMHEDSFVEQLNGDYLYKNIIQNDTELKKLQCLPGVDELLEAFEQQLVDLCNQLFEVGLAEYKRRDAEVASFFARLDIDVTDSQSRASKVLADFQTEQKQRTLDLQQAAKDEKKSKMDICLEEINVLCYNLMTVEFQLYSYLEEMIRRFDNNISEMTGSFSETAQGIFVQCRELEDSHHQKVTQIAVTTLEVVAKGEAEDDLPDDVRMLEMLHPQIQRTCHHCHLA
- the drc3 gene encoding dynein regulatory complex subunit 3 isoform X1 is translated as MPSSKETSNLSAGYHDKTPIYIDEEILQEAVLEQGLQDQAEHIAKQEGIIFKEAPRLSLEYRNIQKIDHLWEFSALTKLNLNNNFIKKIEGLDHLVNLTWLNLSFNKIKKIEGLDGLVKMEVLNLSNNHITLIENMDNLMELTVFCIANNKLHQLNNVVYLRKFKKLFTLNIDGNPIPEENNEEKYTLFLAAYFQQLKFLNNVFLNEDIRNRASAKYNLDIEEMNQEELHAQQAAEEKRKQEAILQMHEDSFVEQLNGDYLYKNIIQNDTELKKLQCLPGVDELLEAFEQQLVDLCNQLFEVGLAEYKRRDAEVASFFARLDIDVTDSQSRASKVLADFQTEQKQRTLDLQQAAKDEKKSKMDICLEEINVLCYNLMTVEFQLYSYLEEMIRRFDNNISEMTGSFSETAQGIFVQCRELEDSHHQKVTQIAVTTLEVVAKGEAEDDLPDDVRMLFLDKNTVMDTLAASHDNHLQTINDRETQLVTRAEAWKVALIKGIEDTELKRNRKRIADIHRHADYLREQLKKLM